In Triticum urartu cultivar G1812 chromosome 6, Tu2.1, whole genome shotgun sequence, the following proteins share a genomic window:
- the LOC125512447 gene encoding pentatricopeptide repeat-containing protein At2g02750-like, with amino-acid sequence MVYMPESTMTYMCNYLILQNRGTSLNFYSFQLPSCISANPLSERCPAPRTNAGSMVGMLSTATVAPWKRLCKLVSNGHYQEALLAYSRAHASNLRPDAFTFPCLLKSCAALKDAPAVLQVHGHLAKSGFSSCPYTATALTSAYARLLRLGEACKVFDEMRERNVPCFNALIAGFSQCGKVDEAMGVFRLLGKEGILPDSVTVASVLPACRAMEQGKQLHGLVVKTGDCLDRYVATSLITMYLDCGDSDGARRILEFMVDKGVESYNAMASGLLRNGEDFIALGTLREMIFGSSEKPNETTLLVVLSTCTSVLAPSLGKEVHCYVLKHAMDCSIKIRTALIDMYSKCGSLECAYQVFSAMDERNLVTWNTMISGFLIHEKLANALGLFQQLRLKGFSPDSITWNLVINGLAHHQKFAEVFSFFNKMRLEGVSGASLETMTSMLSACSAMSDIKHGKEIYCHVIRTMQHFEDDVFQTTVIDMFMSCGCDSYAGRVFEKDRRKSNDPALWNAMISGYGRCGKSSLALQTFNEMLEQQVHPNSATFLCALSACGHAGLVQKALHIYQMMESAYSINPTFEHLSIMVDLFCRAGKLSEAYGLLLKHTDPPASMWYSFLGACRNYSNAKLGKIAATKLYDLDPSSTTPWVILSNVYAEQYRWGEVETLRKMMSDKHLIKAPARTELV; translated from the coding sequence ATGGTTTACATGCCGGAGAGTACAATGACTTATATGTGTAATTATCTCATATTACAAAATAGAGGGACCTCGCTCAATTTTTACAGTTTCCAACTTCCCAGCTGCATTTCTGCAAATCCACTATCTGAGCGTTGCCCTGCCCCGCGAACCAATGCAGGCTCCATGGTTGGCATGCTCTCCACGGCCACCGTAGCGCCATGGAAGCGACTCTGCAAGCTCGTATCCAACGGACACTACCAGGAAGCGCTCCTCGCCTACTCTCGTGCCCACGCGTCCAACCTCCGTCCGGACGCCTTCACCTTCCCCTGCCTCCTCAAGTCCTGCGCCGCGCTCAAGGATGCCCCCGCCGTGCTCCAAGTCCACGGTCACCTCGCCAAGTCGGGCTTCTCCTCCTGCCCCTACACGGCCACCGCCCTAACGAGCGCCTATGCCAGGCTCCTCCGTCTCGGGGAGGCATGcaaggtgttcgatgaaatgcggGAAAGAAACGTGCCCTGCTTCAATGCTCTCATCGCGGGGTTCTCGCAGTGCGGAAAGGTTGATGAAGCGATGGGTGTATTTAGGCTCCTCGGGAAAGAGGGGATACTGCCGGACTCTGTCACAGTGGCGAGTGTGCTACCTGCGTGTCGGGCCATGGAGCAAGGGAAGCAGCTGCACGGGCTTGTAGTGAAGACCGGTGATTGTTTGGATCGCTATGTTGCCACATCCCTCATCACAATGTACTTGGATTGTGGTGATTCGGATGGCGCAAGGAGGATTCTTGAATTCATGGTTGATAAGGGCGTCGAGAGTTACAATGCAATGGCTTCTGGACTGTTGAGGAATGGTGAAGATTTTATAGCTTTGGGTACTCTCAGGGAAATGATATTTGGATCCAGCGAAAAACCTAATGAGACTACTTTGCTGGTAGTCCTCTCAACGTGCACTAGTGTGTTGGCACCATCACTTGGTAAAGAGGTCCATTGCTATGTCCTGAAGCATGCAATGGATTGCAGTATCAAGATCAGGACTGCACTCATTGACATGTACTCAAAATGTGGTTCTCTGGAGTGTGCTTACCAGGTTTTCTCTGCCATGGATGAGCGGAACTTGGTGACCTGGAATACGATGATCTCAGGTTTTCTGATACACGAGAAGCTTGCAAACGCCTTAGGGTTGTTCCAACAGCTGAGGTTGAAAGGCTTCAGCCCTGACAGTATTACATGGAATCTGGTGATTAATGGGCTTGCACATCACCAGAAGTTTGCTGAGGTTTTCTCATTTTTCAATAAGATGCGGTTGGAGGGAGTCTCAGGTGCAAGTCTGGAAACCATGACAAGTATGTTGAGTGCTTGTTCAGCTATGTCAGACATCAAGCATGGGAAGGAAATATATTGCCATGTTATTCGAACAATGCAACACTTTGAGGATGATGTTTTCCAGACAACAGTGATTGACATGTTTATGAGTTGTGGATGTGACAGCTATGCTGGTAGAGTATTTGAGAAAGATAGGAGGAAATCGAATGATCCAGCTTTGTGGAATGCAATGATTTCTGGTTATGGAAGGTGTGGGAAAAGCAGTTTAGCATTGCAAACCTTCAACGAAATGCTTGAGCAGCAAGTGCATCCCAACTCAGCTACCTTTCTCTGTGCTCTTTCAGCTTGTGGCCATGCTGGATTAGTCCAGAAAGCATTGCATATCTACCAAATGATGGAGAGTGCCTACAGTATCAACCCTACTTTTGAACACTTGAGCATCATGGTTGACCTTTTTTGCCGTGCTGGAAAGCTATCTGAAGCTTATGGTCTATTACTGAAACATACTGATCCACCAGCTTCAATGTGGTATTCTTTTCTTGGTGCTTGTAGAAACTACTCTAATGCCAAACTTGGTAAAATAGCAGCAACAAAACTCTATGATTTGGACCCTTCAAGCACAACTCCATGGGTAATTCTATCCAACGTATACGCTGAACAATATCGATGGGGCGAAGTAGAGACACTGAGGAAAATGATGTCAGACAAGCACCTCATAAAAGCTCCTGCGCGTACTGAACTTGTATGA